The Nicotiana tomentosiformis chromosome 2, ASM39032v3, whole genome shotgun sequence genome includes the window TAATCCATCTCAAACATTCTTGAAAACCCTTAACGAAATCAAAACCATCAACTCCAACATCAAGATCAGCTTCTTCTTCCACAATAGTCACAATCCTAGGCTGTAATCTCCTAAACAATGATATCAAATAATCCCTCCGATTTCCAGCTGGTGAAACCGAATGTAACGCGCCGATACAATTAATAGCTAGCGCTTCATCTTCTTTAATATCTAACGCACCAACATCCAATTCAGATAAGTTTCCCATATGATGTATGACATTAAACTTAAATGGCACACCCATAAGCCTAGCAAATTTTTCCATTCTGCTCCCGATCTCTTTCATAACTTTTTGCACAGCCGCCGTTCCTCCGGTGGCGCCACCTACGACCACGGTGGTGAGTCGGAGATGAGGAGTTTCATCAGTACGAGTAGCAAGAGCTTCAAGCAAAGTTGGCCATTGAGTACAATACGTGTTGCTAATATCAATTATATGCAACTTACTTTCACCTTCGAACGCTTCCATAATTGCACCATTGGACGCAACGTGACCAAAAGTTGTCCACGGGCTAACTTCCTGGAATTTCAAAACCAATTTCCTCGTTGACTCGAACGAACATGTTTTATCAGAAGCAGACACCAAAGTTCTATAACAACGTTCGCCAGAATCCGTCATTCGACTAAACAAGGCCTGCAAAAAATAAGAAGCCAATTTTTGCTCGGTGTCACCATAGGGAGAACTTAGCTCATTCAACATCCACATCAGCTTCTGGACACGTGTGCTGTTCTTATCAGCAATGGCTCGGGAAGTTTCTAGAAGGATGTCCGTTGCCCACTTGCCAGAAAACGAAGAACCGAATTCGAGGTTTAAGTCACGTGCTGGGGAGAACTGATCATAGTACTGATGAGATTGTGTGGGAGTACTGCTAGTGGTTGTCGGTGTAGGAGTGTTGGaaaattgttgttgttggtggtggtgtTGGTAATGATAAGGAGGAGGGTAGTTGTTGTGTTTAGAAGAGGAATTAGAAGAGAAGTCATCTTCATCCATGAAAAAGTTGAAGCATTCTTCGTCTTCTTGATTATGATGAGAAGGGTAATTGTAAGTAGTGTAGGTATTTTGTTTATTAGAAGATCGAGAGCTGCTTGAGGTTCTACTGGAGTTAAAGGATTGAtcagattgttgttgttgttgttgaagacTAACTAATCTAAACAAAGTATCCATTTAACCAACGGCCGACCCACATCAAAGTTAAAGAATGAAATGTTCAAGAATAATACCTTTTTTTCAAGTGATTCTGTTGGATGGTTCAAAGTAAAAGATCAAAGTGGAGTTGGTGGTTTTAGCTAGAGGATATACATAATTAAAGAAAGAGAAAGGGGAGAAGAGTGGGCATAGAATaaaaagagagaagaatataTATCCAAGTAAAACTTTCACTTCGCTTTTTCTTTTTATTGAGGCAGTCGAGATATTATTATGATAAGAATGGAATAAGAATGAAATGGAGATGTGAGGTGGATTTGGTTTCTATTGTTTCTTAGTCATTCTTTCAAATGACTGAAAATAGTTGCAATTTTTTCCCCGTTAAAACATGGAGCTAGCcatattgggactggttggtgtgtaTTTAGATATAGAAAATATTGTCTGACAAAAGATATAGATAGTGGTATAATAAAGAAATACAAAAAGGTAGAAAAGATTATATAAAGTCGAGACCCCAAGAAACAGCTTAGTAGATTAGCTTTTCGTATTTTTGAAATACACATTTTTtgaaaagagaagagaagagaagagggAGGAGTATAAGTGAGTGGGAGCAGGCGTGACAAATGGGGTTTTGAGgggaaaagagaaaaagaaagagacATTAAAAAAGCTGCCGGCGTGCATCATCGTGATGATTTCATGGATTCCATGATATATGATCATTATCAAACCCACCACCAAAACCattccattattattattattattattattttcacccAACACAATAACCTATTCATTCACATTCTTTTGCCTCCTAATCCATCTTCAAAGCCTGCCAAaagaacaacaaacaacaacaaaaagatGAAAAATCTGcccttttttttttacctttcttatacttcTACGAAAACCCATACAGTATGCAACATCATTAGAATCTTCGTTTTAACTTTGAATACATTATTAAACGTTGGGAATTTATCTTAAATCCAGGGCATGCTCCTTTACTTTTCTCCCAACCCCATAACAAATCCATCATCACTACTAGATTTAGTACTAGGCCATTTTCCTAGAAAATATTTCTGCCGCGCGTTCTTGTGCTATGTCCAAGTGATTATTATGGAACTTATTGCTTAATCTATATCAAAGGCTAAAAAAATCCATTGGTTATTAGGGACGGAGGTATAAGTCGgtttaatttttgttcaaataatatatttaatattaaaaaattattaaatatatagaatattaaATTTAGAATCAACTATAAAGTTAAAATCTTGTTTCCCCTATAATTGTTACTATTTTCTTAAAATAACGTGTCTGTCTAGCTCTTTTAATCCACTACACGGGTAGTAAAATAAAAGGTTTAAATATATAATAGTTTATATACACAAGCTGATAAGATTATTTTAAGTAAATATTTCAATGATAAACAATAATTAGTGATCtagtaaatataataattaacatATTATTTTATGTTAAATTATATTGATAGTATACATTTTTTTTAGGCTTGATTAATACATTGCTAGTAAATGGACATGATTAGTGCTTTTTCAAATAAAGGACTgacaaagaaaaaagaagagaactAGGGGCCTGGGCCCATTCAAAGGACAGTCTATTTATCTAAGCAAGCTGTAAAAACTAAAATGAACGTATACGATGGTCTTGTATTAAGCTGGCGCCTCGCCTTTTCTTGTCATGTACGTGCTATAAAATTGCATTAACTCAAATTCGTCATTTATATTCTTGGCTCTATCCTTACAATCATTGGAAAAAATTTACTACTTTGGACTCTTCTCTTTCTAGAGAATGGGTAGTAGGTTTGCTCTACGTACGTTTATAGGAAAGAAAGAATATTTGCATTACCCTTCATGATTCAATCCAAATGAAAATTTATATGATTTCGGAAAGGGCAGAGTAGTCATTGCATACAACCAGGTCTGGTTCTCACTCAATTTTCCAAGATATATTCTCTTGGGAAACTCTCCCAAGAATTAACGAATtcccctttcttttttctttcttaagCTGAGTTAAAACTCGAGAGACCATACACTCTTTTTTTTAATCTTCTTTTCTCTTGTTTGAATATGTCAAACTAAACAGATAGGTCATTCACGTCGTAGCTTAATTAACGCAATTTTTATAGTAACATAAAATATAAAAGAGAACGTCAGCAACATAATCCCCACATGATTTTCTTAATGAAACCGGAAATGATATGACAATATCTCGTGTATAATTTAGATCGCCGTTGGATTAGTTTAAAAGGTGACTACGAAAGATCACTATACAACTTTTTAACTCAACTTTGGAGGACAATCCCCATTTAATTAGTCCCTTAACTTTTTTTAATTCTCTCTCTATTTTTGTATTTCATTGTTTATTTGAGAATTAACACAGTATTTAACGTGTTTGCGTGTTTAACAGGTCAACTTTTGAAAAATATACTCGGTTTTTCTACGTAGTCATTTGTCTAACAATTGATATACTATGTCTATGTGGTAATCTTCTTTGTAATGTATGTTTCAAGATGACATCCCGAGTACTGATAGAAAGTGACTGATTAGACTATGCTTAAAAAAGGGATTAAAAGTTTTTAATATGAGAAGAAAATGTTACTTTTACTATTTCCCTAAGTTACAAGAGGGGAACATGTAAAGATTTGAGCTCGTACAAACTGAATCTGCCATTAGGAGAGAACATTTcagagaaaaaaatatattttatataaaatatatCGAATGAGTATGTTTACATCTTAGCTACATATATACAGTAAAAACTAACTCCAACTAATTCCTATGACAACTGTCATCTTACTGTTA containing:
- the LOC104110388 gene encoding protein SHORT-ROOT, producing the protein MDTLFRLVSLQQQQQQSDQSFNSSRTSSSSRSSNKQNTYTTYNYPSHHNQEDEECFNFFMDEDDFSSNSSSKHNNYPPPYHYQHHHQQQQFSNTPTPTTTSSTPTQSHQYYDQFSPARDLNLEFGSSFSGKWATDILLETSRAIADKNSTRVQKLMWMLNELSSPYGDTEQKLASYFLQALFSRMTDSGERCYRTLVSASDKTCSFESTRKLVLKFQEVSPWTTFGHVASNGAIMEAFEGESKLHIIDISNTYCTQWPTLLEALATRTDETPHLRLTTVVVGGATGGTAAVQKVMKEIGSRMEKFARLMGVPFKFNVIHHMGNLSELDVGALDIKEDEALAINCIGALHSVSPAGNRRDYLISLFRRLQPRIVTIVEEEADLDVGVDGFDFVKGFQECLRWIRVYFESLDDSFPKTSNERLMLERQAGRSIVDLLACPPSESMERRETGAKWSHRLHAGGFSPVLYSDEVCDDVRALLRRYKEGWSMTQCGGDSAGIFLSWKEQPVVWASAWKP